A genomic region of Photobacterium swingsii contains the following coding sequences:
- the menC gene encoding o-succinylbenzoate synthase codes for MRSVKLYRYALPMDSGVILRSQRLVTREGWVVELRDGDKVAFGEIAPLPEFSHETAEQAGEQAQQLLEAWATNENAPFDLSDAYPSVAFGLSMAELELAGGLPAEGNYLVAPLCSGDPDDLVEQLNQMPGEKVAKIKVGMYEAVRDGIVANMFIEAIPDVKLRLDANRQWTPIKAQQFAKYVKPEHRAGIAFLEEPCMNPADSLAFAKETGISIAWDETVRDEGFEVKAEDGVVAIVIKPTLVGSVARCISLVEQAHAVGLTAIISSSMESSLGLNQLARLSQWQTPAVIPGLDTMQLFKAQLEQAWPDCDLPVTPLSELEVVWQK; via the coding sequence ATGCGAAGTGTAAAACTGTATCGTTACGCCCTGCCGATGGATTCGGGCGTGATCTTACGCTCACAGCGTTTAGTGACGCGTGAAGGTTGGGTCGTTGAGCTGCGTGACGGCGATAAAGTGGCTTTCGGTGAGATTGCCCCATTACCTGAATTTAGTCATGAAACGGCTGAGCAAGCGGGTGAGCAAGCTCAGCAGTTACTTGAAGCTTGGGCTACCAATGAAAATGCACCGTTTGACCTGAGCGATGCCTACCCATCTGTCGCGTTTGGCCTGAGTATGGCTGAACTTGAGCTAGCTGGTGGTTTACCTGCGGAAGGTAATTATTTAGTTGCACCGTTATGTTCTGGTGACCCAGATGATTTGGTTGAACAACTTAATCAAATGCCGGGTGAAAAAGTCGCTAAAATTAAAGTGGGCATGTATGAAGCTGTACGCGATGGTATTGTGGCTAACATGTTCATTGAAGCGATTCCTGACGTTAAATTGCGTTTAGATGCAAACCGTCAGTGGACACCAATTAAAGCACAGCAATTTGCGAAATACGTTAAGCCTGAACATCGTGCTGGGATCGCTTTCTTAGAAGAGCCTTGTATGAATCCCGCAGACAGTTTAGCTTTTGCGAAAGAAACGGGCATTAGCATTGCGTGGGATGAAACCGTACGTGATGAAGGCTTTGAAGTGAAAGCTGAAGATGGCGTGGTCGCTATAGTGATCAAACCGACCTTGGTTGGCTCTGTTGCGCGTTGTATCTCGTTGGTGGAACAAGCACATGCCGTCGGTTTAACGGCAATTATTAGTTCAAGCATGGAGTCGAGCTTAGGCTTAAATCAGCTCGCGCGTTTGTCACAGTGGCAAACCCCCGCAGTGATCCCTGGGCTTGATACGATGCAATTATTTAAAGCACAGTTGGAGCAGGCTTGGCCGGATTGTGATTTACCGGTGACGCCGCTCTCAGAACTTGAGGTGGTATGGCAGAAGTAA